Proteins from one Gemmatimonadota bacterium genomic window:
- a CDS encoding SPFH domain-containing protein, whose product MDWVITFNPPVLEQEMSVRDVLLLVFIFIPALAVLGFCFKGFFTLEPNEASVLTLFGKYTGTVREQGFWWVNPLNSKAKISLRARNFDSERLKVNDKNGNPIEISAVVVWRVEDTAQASFDVDDFVEYIQVQSESAIRHLATSYPYDLTEGETASLRSSIEEVSEALGNEIRERVSAAGVSVSEARINHLAYAPEIAQVMLQRQQADAIIAARQKIVDGAVGMVEMALERLKDQNVVDLDEERKAAMVSNLLTVLCSESSTQPIVNTGSLY is encoded by the coding sequence ATGGATTGGGTCATCACGTTCAATCCGCCCGTGCTTGAGCAGGAAATGAGCGTTAGAGACGTGCTCCTGCTGGTGTTTATCTTCATACCGGCCCTCGCCGTGCTGGGATTCTGTTTCAAGGGATTCTTCACGCTGGAACCGAACGAAGCCAGTGTGCTTACGCTGTTCGGCAAGTACACGGGGACGGTGAGGGAGCAGGGATTCTGGTGGGTGAATCCCCTTAACAGCAAGGCGAAGATCTCCCTGCGTGCCAGGAATTTCGACAGCGAGCGCCTGAAGGTGAACGACAAGAACGGCAACCCGATCGAGATTTCAGCCGTCGTGGTCTGGCGCGTTGAAGATACCGCTCAGGCGAGTTTCGACGTGGACGATTTCGTCGAATACATACAGGTTCAGTCGGAATCGGCCATTCGCCATCTGGCCACCAGCTACCCCTATGATCTGACCGAGGGGGAGACGGCCAGCCTGAGGTCGTCCATAGAAGAAGTGTCCGAAGCGCTCGGCAACGAAATACGGGAACGGGTCAGCGCGGCCGGGGTTTCGGTATCGGAAGCGCGTATCAACCACCTGGCCTACGCCCCGGAAATCGCACAGGTGATGCTGCAGCGGCAGCAGGCCGATGCCATCATCGCCGCCCGTCAGAAGATCGTGGACGGCGCGGTGGGCATGGTGGAGATGGCCCTGGAAAGACTGAAGGACCAAAATGTGGTCGACCTGGACGAAGAACGCAAGGCCGCCATGGTGAGCAATCTTCTCACCGTGCTCTGCAGCGAATCGTCCACGCAGCCTATCGTCAATACCGGTTCGCTGTATTGA
- a CDS encoding Arc family DNA-binding protein gives MVPDKKKSLLLRINTELWNDLNAWAKDELRSVNAQIEYILRAEVHKRKKRRRRDEN, from the coding sequence ATCGTGCCCGATAAGAAGAAATCCCTGCTGCTTCGCATCAACACCGAGCTCTGGAATGACCTCAACGCCTGGGCGAAGGATGAATTGCGTAGCGTGAACGCGCAGATAGAGTATATTCTACGGGCCGAAGTACACAAAAGGAAGAAACGGCGACGGCGCGACGAAAATTGA
- a CDS encoding phytanoyl-CoA dioxygenase family protein, producing the protein MSVARGLAWESCPGWPDRSRALDRETTGLAVEINTNLDRFETTGFVILKGFYPDEVVEAARRDAGELVDRFADRLMAAGKISRDHGDAPFETRLARICEDAPDDAPHIFRKELHLAGMYEVFFHPPLLDIVETLLGDELRLYPNYSIRPKLPGHAPTLVLWHQDGGYTYKVHRDGDHSAETVDALRMINVWSPLVPAREDNGCMQFIPGTHRIGMARHEDREYYLEITQEDLAPYVDQAVSIEVDPGDIVLFHNMLYHQGLPNRSDQVRWSMDWRYQDARQPTLRSTTGHLARSRLHPDQVVRNAGDWVRRSFQ; encoded by the coding sequence ATATCGGTAGCGCGCGGCCTGGCCTGGGAGAGCTGCCCTGGGTGGCCAGACAGGAGCCGCGCGCTTGACCGGGAGACCACTGGCTTGGCAGTAGAGATAAATACGAACCTGGACCGGTTCGAAACAACGGGATTCGTGATTCTGAAGGGGTTCTATCCCGATGAGGTGGTGGAGGCGGCCCGGCGCGACGCCGGCGAACTCGTGGACAGGTTCGCGGACCGGCTGATGGCGGCGGGCAAGATCTCGAGAGACCACGGCGATGCGCCTTTCGAGACGCGCCTTGCCCGGATCTGCGAGGACGCCCCGGACGACGCGCCCCACATCTTCCGCAAGGAGCTCCACCTGGCGGGCATGTACGAGGTTTTCTTCCATCCGCCGCTGCTGGACATCGTGGAAACCCTCCTGGGCGACGAACTTCGGCTCTATCCCAACTACTCCATCCGCCCCAAGCTGCCCGGCCATGCCCCGACACTCGTCTTATGGCACCAGGACGGCGGATATACCTACAAGGTCCACCGCGACGGCGATCACAGTGCGGAGACGGTAGACGCCCTGCGCATGATCAACGTGTGGTCGCCCCTGGTGCCTGCCCGCGAGGACAACGGGTGCATGCAGTTCATTCCCGGCACGCACCGGATCGGCATGGCCCGGCACGAAGACCGCGAATACTACCTCGAAATCACGCAGGAGGACCTGGCGCCCTACGTGGACCAGGCCGTGTCCATCGAAGTGGATCCGGGAGACATCGTCCTCTTCCATAACATGCTCTACCACCAGGGACTGCCCAACCGCTCCGATCAGGTCAGGTGGAGCATGGACTGGCGTTACCAGGATGCGCGGCAACCGACGCTGCGGAGCACGACGGGGCATCTCGCCCGCAGCCGCCTGCATCCCGACCAGGTCGTACGCAACGCCGGGGACTGGGTCCGCCGGTCGTTTCAGTAG
- a CDS encoding ABC transporter permease: MEHGLALPGCAATDAAEHDGASRPQPPASRPGRTQRRGLGPPVVSVAYSTSREQDAVLLNLTDTGLVFLRELRGALRERSIVINVVLVPLFMYPVLLWLAYTGLSFVIGQTENFTARVMITGDVGEDAAIVREIEDADRVELVDRLDRVDRAETVDRPGSVTAAPMEAAEDAIRDGRLDLLVELAPREGGDADDIEVRITGDSSKDRSRIAMSRVEDVVTRHRTAYLERAGRERGLAGPAYQMIWIERENVSSSRDMGRFILGMAVPILVIIMLIVGGMYPALDATAGERERSTWETTLTAATDRVNILAGKYLYVATLSTTAGMLNFLAMSLSMRTLMAPLLGDRVQDLSFTIPWSAVPLIFVVIILLALFVSAFLMVVASFARTFKDAQSLAGPFVTVMILVPAVFMQFPGLELTTWLACVPIINVCLVFREAIGGVYQWPQIGLTLLMEVLYIWIILRIAAAITRYEDIMTGSYEGGLGGFLKHRLLRRNPSRGWQP; the protein is encoded by the coding sequence GTGGAGCATGGACTGGCGTTACCAGGATGCGCGGCAACCGACGCTGCGGAGCACGACGGGGCATCTCGCCCGCAGCCGCCTGCATCCCGACCAGGTCGTACGCAACGCCGGGGACTGGGTCCGCCGGTCGTTTCAGTAGCTTACTCCACGTCCCGCGAACAGGATGCCGTATTGCTCAATCTCACCGATACCGGTCTCGTATTCCTACGGGAACTCCGAGGCGCCCTGCGTGAACGCTCCATCGTCATCAACGTCGTCCTGGTGCCCCTGTTCATGTACCCGGTCCTCCTCTGGCTGGCCTACACGGGGCTGTCCTTCGTCATCGGCCAGACGGAGAACTTCACGGCCCGCGTGATGATCACAGGCGACGTGGGAGAAGACGCTGCCATCGTCCGCGAGATCGAGGACGCGGACCGCGTGGAACTCGTGGACCGACTGGATCGCGTGGACCGCGCTGAAACGGTGGACCGCCCCGGATCTGTGACGGCCGCTCCCATGGAAGCCGCCGAGGACGCGATTCGCGACGGCCGGCTGGATCTCCTGGTCGAACTCGCTCCCCGCGAGGGGGGTGACGCGGACGACATCGAGGTCCGGATAACCGGCGACTCTTCGAAGGACCGGAGCCGAATCGCCATGAGCCGGGTCGAGGACGTCGTCACCCGCCACCGGACGGCTTACCTGGAAAGGGCGGGCAGGGAACGCGGGCTGGCCGGCCCGGCCTATCAGATGATCTGGATTGAACGGGAGAACGTTTCCTCCAGCCGGGACATGGGACGCTTCATCCTGGGGATGGCGGTCCCCATCCTTGTCATCATCATGCTGATCGTGGGCGGCATGTACCCCGCCCTGGACGCGACGGCCGGAGAACGCGAGCGTTCCACCTGGGAGACCACGTTGACGGCGGCGACGGACCGCGTGAATATCCTTGCGGGAAAGTATCTGTACGTGGCCACGCTTTCGACCACGGCCGGCATGCTGAACTTCCTGGCCATGAGCCTTTCCATGCGCACCCTCATGGCGCCGCTCCTGGGCGACCGGGTCCAGGACCTGAGCTTCACGATCCCGTGGTCCGCCGTTCCGCTGATCTTCGTGGTAATCATTCTTCTCGCCCTGTTCGTCTCCGCCTTCCTCATGGTCGTGGCCAGCTTCGCCCGGACGTTCAAGGACGCCCAGTCCCTGGCGGGTCCCTTCGTAACCGTCATGATCCTGGTGCCGGCGGTCTTCATGCAGTTCCCCGGCCTGGAACTCACGACCTGGCTGGCCTGCGTGCCCATCATAAACGTCTGCCTGGTGTTCCGGGAAGCCATTGGCGGGGTCTATCAATGGCCCCAGATCGGCCTGACCCTGCTGATGGAAGTCCTGTACATCTGGATCATTCTGCGGATCGCCGCAGCGATCACGCGCTACGAAGACATCATGACCGGCAGCTATGAAGGCGGGCTGGGCGGTTTCCTGAAACACCGGCTCCTGCGCCGCAACCCCTCAAGAGGATGGCAACCGTGA
- a CDS encoding ABC transporter ATP-binding protein produces the protein MATVNDPVSVKDLSKTYFDESRGPVHAVRQIDFTCRPGEIFGLLGANGAGKTTTLRMLTTILKPSAGTAKIMGYDVAEEPVEVRRHVGFYSATTALYPRLTARETIEFFARINGYDPSRTPARVDELVERFGIEEYARARIDKLSSGMKQKVAIARTLAHDPPILVFDEPTVGLDVLNALEMQAILTELKAQGKTILFSTHIMSEAEKLCDRIAIIHEGRILASGTLEALRERTGAHYLEDIFVSFIQEAA, from the coding sequence ATGGCAACCGTGAACGATCCCGTATCCGTGAAGGACCTGAGCAAGACCTATTTCGATGAATCCCGCGGTCCCGTGCATGCCGTCCGGCAGATCGATTTCACCTGCCGTCCCGGAGAGATCTTCGGGTTGCTGGGTGCGAACGGCGCCGGCAAGACGACGACGCTGCGCATGCTGACGACGATCCTCAAGCCCTCGGCCGGCACCGCGAAGATCATGGGATACGACGTGGCGGAGGAACCCGTGGAAGTCCGCAGGCACGTCGGGTTCTATTCGGCCACAACCGCGCTGTACCCCCGCCTTACCGCGAGAGAAACCATCGAGTTTTTCGCCCGGATCAATGGATACGACCCGTCCCGGACGCCCGCCAGGGTCGACGAACTGGTCGAGCGCTTCGGGATCGAGGAATATGCCCGCGCCCGCATAGACAAGCTCTCCAGCGGGATGAAGCAGAAGGTGGCGATCGCGCGGACCCTGGCCCATGATCCGCCGATCCTGGTCTTCGACGAACCCACCGTCGGTCTCGATGTGCTCAACGCCCTGGAAATGCAGGCCATTTTGACCGAACTGAAAGCGCAGGGCAAGACCATCCTGTTCTCCACCCACATCATGAGCGAAGCGGAGAAACTGTGCGACCGGATCGCCATCATCCACGAGGGAAGGATCCTGGCCTCCGGCACCCTTGAAGCGCTACGCGAGCGGACCGGGGCCCACTACCTCGAAGACATCTTCGTCTCCTTCATCCAAGAGGCCGCATGA
- a CDS encoding CPBP family intramembrane metalloprotease translates to MNRAKIGLLYRNEMRMLLRDRRTVVLSILLPLLVLPAIFFGFRFMSEWRQEQQDTTTYRYAVVGTYADSVRTLIARGEARAAGGPAENGDQAENGDPTENAGPAETGDTAETGDTAETGDDDRPPASFLEVEAAMPDSSLEAGDLDFYLEALTGSEADSLDLVRAAADTTEPGEEDGVAVTVADERYPGVPVVRVYYRANQEESRRGSALLVDRMVDARKQDRAEALRGSGLEADPEEVIRLSRVDVATPEQAAGFYFGRLLPLLLVFLTLTGASVAAMDSVAGEKERGSLETLLTTSVRRIEIIAAKQLTILSVALFITMAQAGNLFVYLGLGVIELPAEMDIEVSPTAVLVLFALYIPVAIVVSSLLLLISAYAKTYKETQLYLLPVFLGLMVLTAAGLLPAVSLRSLIAVVPVANVSVAVREIMVGHYDIPMLLVACASMLLAAFLLLRWSSRMLDKERLVTAQDLDEADLAGGAALFPRRVLLWFLGMWAVVIIAPSNIDALTRLEGQWAFNMFGVFFLGSLLMIRVHRLDWRQALAIRPVRPQVWLAVLLLVPSTLLTGIFVVGLSSVFLPFPEELLEQFASELLPDDFPLWQIMLMMALTPGIVEEMAFRGLLLHGLHRRLRPVVLILVVGIIFGLFHQALFRIIPTTYLGVVITTVAVLTGSIFPCMLLHAGNNAFAFLLYRYGVEIETWPPELLLLNLPVFVFALYLLYRYRTPYPGLLPFRKGVCGDPADQRIQP, encoded by the coding sequence ATGAACCGCGCAAAGATCGGACTGCTGTACAGGAATGAAATGCGCATGCTGCTGCGGGACCGCCGGACGGTGGTACTGAGCATCCTCCTGCCGCTCCTCGTTTTGCCGGCGATCTTCTTCGGCTTCAGGTTCATGAGCGAATGGCGCCAGGAACAGCAGGACACGACGACCTATCGCTACGCCGTGGTGGGCACCTACGCCGACTCCGTCCGGACGCTCATCGCAAGGGGCGAAGCGCGCGCCGCGGGCGGTCCGGCCGAGAACGGAGATCAGGCCGAGAACGGGGATCCAACCGAGAACGCGGGTCCCGCCGAAACCGGGGATACCGCCGAAACCGGGGATACCGCCGAAACCGGGGATGACGACCGGCCGCCGGCCTCTTTTCTGGAGGTGGAGGCCGCGATGCCCGATTCGAGCCTGGAAGCCGGCGACCTGGATTTCTACCTGGAAGCCCTGACCGGATCCGAAGCCGATTCGCTCGACCTGGTCCGCGCCGCGGCCGACACCACGGAACCCGGGGAGGAAGACGGCGTTGCAGTGACCGTGGCGGACGAGCGGTATCCGGGGGTTCCCGTGGTCAGGGTCTACTACCGCGCCAACCAGGAAGAATCCAGACGGGGCAGTGCCCTGCTGGTGGACCGGATGGTGGACGCGAGGAAACAGGACCGCGCCGAAGCGCTCCGCGGAAGCGGGCTCGAGGCGGACCCCGAAGAAGTCATCCGGCTTTCGAGGGTGGACGTGGCCACGCCGGAGCAGGCGGCAGGATTCTACTTTGGTCGACTGCTGCCGCTGCTGCTCGTTTTTCTCACGCTCACCGGCGCGTCGGTGGCGGCCATGGACAGTGTCGCGGGCGAGAAGGAGCGGGGTTCACTCGAAACCCTCCTGACCACGTCGGTTCGCCGGATCGAGATCATTGCCGCCAAGCAATTGACGATCCTGTCCGTCGCACTCTTCATCACCATGGCGCAGGCGGGGAACCTTTTCGTGTACCTCGGCCTCGGGGTGATCGAACTCCCCGCGGAAATGGATATCGAGGTTTCGCCCACCGCTGTGCTGGTGTTGTTCGCCCTCTACATCCCCGTGGCCATCGTGGTATCGTCCCTCTTGCTGCTGATCTCGGCCTATGCGAAGACGTACAAGGAGACGCAGCTCTATCTCCTGCCGGTGTTTCTCGGACTCATGGTCCTGACTGCGGCGGGGTTGCTCCCGGCGGTATCCCTGCGCTCGCTGATCGCCGTCGTGCCGGTCGCGAACGTCAGCGTGGCCGTGCGGGAAATCATGGTCGGCCATTACGACATCCCCATGCTCCTGGTAGCCTGCGCGTCCATGCTGCTTGCCGCTTTCCTGCTGCTCAGGTGGTCGTCCCGGATGCTGGACAAGGAAAGGCTTGTTACCGCGCAGGACCTGGACGAGGCGGACTTGGCAGGCGGCGCCGCGCTGTTTCCCAGGCGCGTGCTCCTTTGGTTTCTCGGCATGTGGGCCGTCGTCATCATCGCCCCTTCGAACATAGACGCGCTGACCCGGCTCGAGGGGCAGTGGGCCTTCAACATGTTCGGCGTCTTCTTTCTGGGCTCGCTGCTCATGATCCGGGTACACCGGCTCGACTGGCGCCAGGCCCTGGCGATCCGCCCGGTTCGGCCCCAGGTATGGCTGGCGGTGCTGCTCCTGGTGCCGTCGACCCTGTTGACCGGGATCTTCGTCGTGGGCCTGTCCAGCGTATTCCTTCCCTTCCCGGAAGAATTGCTGGAGCAGTTCGCCAGCGAGCTCCTCCCGGACGACTTCCCGTTGTGGCAGATCATGCTCATGATGGCCCTTACGCCGGGCATCGTGGAAGAAATGGCCTTTCGTGGCCTGCTGCTGCACGGGCTGCACCGCCGGCTGAGGCCGGTCGTGCTCATCCTGGTGGTCGGCATTATATTCGGATTGTTCCACCAGGCCCTGTTCCGCATCATTCCGACGACCTACCTGGGCGTGGTAATCACCACCGTAGCGGTCCTTACTGGCTCGATCTTCCCGTGCATGCTGCTTCACGCGGGCAACAACGCCTTCGCCTTCCTCCTCTACCGCTACGGCGTCGAGATCGAGACCTGGCCCCCGGAGCTGCTCCTGCTGAACCTGCCCGTGTTTGTCTTTGCACTCTATCTGCTGTACCGGTACCGTACGCCCTATCCGGGTCTGTTGCCTTTCAGGAAAGGGGTATGCGGAGACCCAGCGGACCAGCGTATACAGCCATAA
- a CDS encoding carbohydrate binding family 9 domain-containing protein, translated as MLLKSLVPPIFASIALSILPAGTVIAQSDAGNPTVPAMEAAQRTGQISIDGRLDEAAWAAAVPATRFVQREPVEGAEPGEDTEVRVLYDDGAIYIGARMYDDHPDQIGRQLVRRDERGAFDLFSVSVDPNNDRLTGYQFRVSAAGAQRDAYLYDDVRQDDAWDAVWESGVSIDDQGWVAEMRIPLSQIRYEPKNEPQTWGINFMRRRLAANESIDFALQSRQRHGRVSVLGRLNGLVLPSGASRLEIRPYVLGSARTAQAEQGNPFFDGSDFSGRGGFGLRYGLSPSYHLILTVNPDFGQVEVDPAVINLSAFETFFREQRPFFVLDAQEFEFGLSGRDELYYSRRIGRQPRGGTPDDADFADIPTETSILGAAKITGRSPGGVSIGALAAVTGRESGKAHSISDGRIREFTVEPRAEFGVFRIRKDYRNGASQVGAVGSLVHRALPDDGAFDYLTSEAFSGGVDFEHNWGGARSRDWAVYGYLAGSRVQGSPEALTRIQRSSNHYFQRPDATRLAVDSTATSMNGYNWRLQFARRDAEHWTGAVWFAEITPGFEVNDLGFSRSNARLDGGARIEYQNITPGRFFRNYDISFFTFYNFRHEALDDPWTWSSWRNNYKNGRFWAGADFELNNNWDVFLGSSYAPTQFSDTRTRGGPVMEDPGSYSFDIGIGTDGRKRISLETELDYENYQRGGHEWGAEVEATIRPTPNWELEVSPNFSWERNAAQYVTRTDALPFAPTYGSRYVFSDLERRSFSLETRLNVAFSPDLTLQLYAQPLLSSGDYLNYKQLLRGNSFDFDVLDEGTRSFIDPTDGYRYLDFDGDGMPDINFSDRDFNIQSLRMNVVLRWEYRPGSRVFLVWQQTRSERDENGALDIGRDFGNLFGGESENIFIVKFNYWFGV; from the coding sequence ATGCTTTTGAAATCCCTTGTCCCGCCGATCTTCGCCTCGATAGCGCTTAGCATCCTGCCCGCCGGTACTGTTATCGCCCAGTCGGATGCCGGGAATCCTACCGTCCCCGCCATGGAAGCGGCACAACGGACCGGCCAGATTTCGATCGACGGCCGGTTGGATGAAGCGGCCTGGGCAGCGGCCGTGCCGGCGACGCGGTTCGTCCAGCGGGAGCCGGTGGAGGGGGCCGAGCCCGGTGAGGACACCGAGGTCCGTGTACTCTACGACGACGGCGCCATCTACATCGGCGCCCGGATGTACGACGATCACCCGGACCAGATCGGCAGGCAACTCGTCCGGCGGGACGAACGGGGTGCTTTCGACCTTTTCTCCGTTTCCGTCGATCCGAACAATGACCGGCTGACCGGCTACCAGTTCCGTGTGAGCGCCGCCGGGGCGCAGCGGGACGCCTACCTTTATGATGACGTGCGTCAGGACGACGCGTGGGACGCCGTATGGGAGTCCGGCGTGTCGATCGACGATCAGGGCTGGGTCGCCGAGATGCGGATTCCCCTGTCCCAGATTCGGTATGAACCGAAGAACGAACCCCAGACCTGGGGTATAAACTTCATGCGAAGGCGCCTGGCCGCGAACGAGTCGATCGACTTCGCCCTCCAGTCCCGCCAACGGCACGGAAGGGTCAGCGTCCTCGGTCGCCTGAACGGCCTGGTCCTTCCTTCGGGGGCCAGCCGCCTGGAAATCCGTCCATACGTCCTCGGCAGCGCCCGGACCGCACAGGCCGAGCAGGGGAACCCCTTCTTCGACGGATCGGACTTCAGTGGGCGGGGAGGGTTCGGTTTGCGTTACGGACTTAGTCCATCCTACCATCTGATCCTTACCGTCAACCCGGACTTCGGGCAGGTGGAAGTGGATCCCGCCGTCATAAACCTCTCGGCCTTCGAGACTTTTTTCCGGGAACAGCGGCCCTTTTTCGTGTTGGACGCCCAGGAGTTTGAATTCGGCCTTTCGGGCCGGGATGAACTGTACTACAGCCGGCGGATCGGCCGGCAGCCCCGGGGCGGCACGCCGGACGATGCGGATTTCGCCGATATCCCCACGGAGACCAGCATTCTCGGCGCGGCCAAGATCACCGGGCGTTCACCGGGTGGCGTGTCCATCGGCGCCCTGGCCGCGGTCACGGGTCGGGAATCGGGAAAAGCCCACTCGATTTCGGACGGCAGAATCCGGGAGTTCACCGTCGAACCCCGGGCGGAATTCGGCGTTTTCCGGATCCGCAAGGACTACCGAAACGGCGCCAGTCAGGTCGGCGCCGTCGGTTCGTTGGTGCACCGGGCCCTTCCGGACGACGGCGCCTTCGACTACCTCACGTCCGAGGCGTTTTCCGGCGGGGTGGACTTCGAGCACAACTGGGGGGGAGCGCGTTCGCGAGACTGGGCCGTCTACGGCTACCTGGCGGGCAGCCGCGTCCAGGGAAGCCCGGAGGCGCTGACCAGGATTCAGCGGTCCAGCAATCATTACTTCCAGCGCCCGGACGCTACCCGGTTGGCCGTGGATTCGACCGCCACCTCCATGAACGGGTACAACTGGCGACTGCAGTTCGCCCGGCGGGACGCCGAACACTGGACCGGAGCGGTGTGGTTCGCCGAAATCACGCCCGGTTTCGAGGTCAACGACCTGGGATTCTCCCGCTCGAACGCCCGACTAGACGGAGGCGCCCGGATCGAGTATCAGAACATCACACCGGGACGCTTCTTCCGCAACTACGACATCAGTTTCTTCACGTTCTACAACTTTCGGCACGAGGCCCTCGACGATCCGTGGACCTGGTCGTCGTGGCGGAACAACTACAAGAACGGCCGGTTCTGGGCTGGAGCCGATTTCGAATTGAACAACAACTGGGACGTTTTCCTGGGCTCCAGCTACGCCCCCACCCAATTTAGCGACACCCGGACCCGGGGCGGGCCGGTGATGGAGGATCCTGGTTCCTATTCATTCGACATAGGGATCGGCACGGACGGCCGGAAACGGATCTCCCTGGAGACGGAACTTGATTACGAGAACTACCAGCGGGGCGGCCATGAGTGGGGAGCGGAAGTCGAGGCCACGATTCGCCCAACCCCGAACTGGGAACTGGAAGTTTCGCCTAATTTCAGCTGGGAGCGGAACGCAGCCCAGTATGTTACCCGGACAGATGCCCTGCCCTTCGCACCCACTTACGGCAGCCGTTACGTGTTCTCGGACCTGGAGCGGCGGTCCTTTTCTCTCGAAACCCGATTGAACGTGGCCTTTTCGCCCGACCTGACCCTGCAGCTTTACGCACAACCCCTGCTTTCTTCGGGCGACTACCTCAACTACAAGCAATTGCTTCGGGGCAACAGCTTCGATTTCGACGTGCTGGACGAAGGAACCCGTTCCTTCATCGATCCGACGGACGGCTATCGTTACCTCGACTTCGACGGGGACGGGATGCCGGACATCAATTTCTCGGACCGGGACTTCAACATCCAGTCCCTGCGCATGAACGTGGTGCTGCGCTGGGAGTACCGTCCCGGTTCCAGGGTCTTCCTCGTCTGGCAACAGACCCGCAGCGAGCGGGACGAAAACGGGGCACTGGACATCGGCAGGGACTTCGGCAACCTTTTCGGCGGTGAATCTGAGAATATATTCATCGTCAAGTTCAACTACTGGTTCGGCGTGTGA